The following proteins come from a genomic window of Gottfriedia acidiceleris:
- a CDS encoding ABC transporter ATP-binding protein → MKLTAAEIQSQKDIKTESRLWTENITIKYDNRVISRNLSVQIPEGSFTVIVGPNGCGKSTLLRTLSNLLKPSEGQILLDGKAITSYKSKEVARKLGLLPQSSTAPDGITVANLIAHGRYPYQSLIRQWTDEDEAAVMSAMELTNTSDLSHRYVDELSGGQRQRVWVAMVLAQQTPMLLLDEPTTYLDIAHQIDLLELFKDLNQQGSTLVAVLHDLNHAARYADNIIAMRDGQVIAQGEPREIITAKLVKEVFGLKCMIIDDPIANTPLVVPLGKES, encoded by the coding sequence ATGAAGTTAACAGCGGCAGAAATTCAAAGTCAAAAGGACATAAAAACAGAGTCTAGGCTTTGGACAGAAAACATTACAATCAAATACGATAATCGGGTAATATCCAGAAACCTTTCAGTACAAATTCCAGAAGGATCATTTACAGTAATTGTTGGTCCAAATGGATGTGGGAAATCAACCTTACTTCGAACACTTTCAAATTTGTTAAAGCCATCTGAAGGGCAAATTTTATTAGATGGAAAAGCTATTACATCTTATAAGTCAAAAGAAGTAGCTCGTAAACTAGGTCTATTACCTCAATCTTCAACTGCTCCAGATGGAATAACGGTAGCGAATTTGATTGCACATGGCCGATATCCATATCAGAGTCTTATAAGACAATGGACTGATGAAGATGAAGCAGCAGTAATGTCTGCGATGGAGCTTACAAATACGAGCGATTTGTCACATCGATACGTAGACGAGCTATCTGGAGGACAAAGACAAAGAGTTTGGGTCGCGATGGTACTTGCCCAACAAACACCAATGCTCCTACTTGATGAACCAACGACATATCTTGATATTGCTCATCAAATTGATTTGTTAGAGTTATTTAAAGATCTAAATCAACAAGGGAGTACATTAGTTGCTGTTTTACATGATTTGAATCATGCTGCGAGATATGCAGATAATATTATCGCTATGAGGGATGGCCAAGTGATTGCACAAGGAGAGCCTCGGGAGATTATCACTGCAAAACTAGTTAAAGAAGTCTTCGGATTAAAGTGCATGATAATAGATGATCCAATTGCTAATACTCCACTAGTTGTTCCATTAGGTAAAGAGAGTTAA
- a CDS encoding FecCD family ABC transporter permease, which translates to MRPINYGRHYLQLKWPVKARIDVRSMIVTAILLIATIAIAMFALMVGTLKLSVHEVFSALIGQATGMTRTVVVEWRLPRVVAAIVFGAGLAISGMIFQSITRNPLGSPDIIGFTSGSYTGALIVLLVSKSTANITIAGGALIGGFATALLIYLLAFRKGTQNFRLIIVGIAVSAILGSINSMLLIKSDAEVALTAAAWGVGSLNGIDWKQVVPPAIAVIILIICAGIMNRPLREMEFGMDAAKSHGVRIERSQLLLILIAVALTAAPTAVIGPVSFVALVAPQIAKRITKSEESILPAAMMGAFLLLGADVLAQRVIPGTIFPVGVVTLSLGGIYLVWLLFRQARSAA; encoded by the coding sequence ATGCGTCCCATTAATTATGGCAGGCACTATCTACAACTGAAATGGCCTGTAAAGGCACGAATTGATGTGAGGAGCATGATTGTTACAGCAATCCTTCTTATAGCCACGATTGCCATTGCAATGTTTGCATTAATGGTAGGCACACTGAAGTTGAGTGTTCATGAAGTTTTTTCTGCTTTAATTGGCCAAGCGACAGGGATGACGAGAACTGTTGTAGTCGAATGGCGCTTACCACGAGTGGTGGCTGCGATTGTTTTTGGAGCAGGTTTAGCAATAAGTGGCATGATTTTTCAATCAATCACTCGCAATCCATTAGGGTCTCCTGATATCATTGGTTTTACCTCAGGCTCTTATACTGGCGCACTTATTGTGCTTCTTGTCTCTAAGTCGACTGCTAATATTACTATAGCTGGCGGGGCTTTGATTGGTGGATTTGCAACTGCTCTCCTTATTTATTTGCTTGCTTTTCGAAAAGGAACGCAGAACTTTCGCCTTATTATCGTCGGAATAGCCGTTTCGGCGATCTTAGGAAGTATCAATTCGATGCTTCTTATTAAAAGTGATGCAGAGGTTGCGTTAACTGCAGCAGCTTGGGGAGTTGGATCATTAAATGGGATTGATTGGAAACAAGTAGTTCCTCCAGCAATTGCTGTTATTATTCTCATTATTTGCGCTGGCATCATGAACAGACCATTGCGTGAAATGGAGTTCGGCATGGATGCTGCGAAATCTCATGGTGTTCGAATTGAACGATCCCAACTATTACTGATTCTTATTGCAGTTGCATTGACGGCTGCTCCAACTGCGGTTATTGGGCCAGTTAGTTTTGTGGCACTTGTTGCACCACAAATCGCTAAACGTATCACCAAATCAGAGGAGAGTATTTTACCAGCAGCAATGATGGGAGCGTTTCTTTTACTTGGAGCGGATGTTCTCGCGCAAAGAGTAATTCCAGGAACAATTTTTCCCGTAGGTGTAGTAACTTTATCATTGGGTGGAATATACTTAGTTTGGCTATTATTTCGTCAAGCCCGATCAGCAGCTTAA
- a CDS encoding FecCD family ABC transporter permease: MKQPKNKTTQVVGENKKTITSMRLQRFLGFIVALLLLVAIVFLSLMIGAKSIPFRVVWDALFSPNNSYDHTIIHNTRIPRTLIALIVGPAFGLAGALIQVLTRNPLADPGILGVNAGAAFAVAIGVGVFSVTSMSAYMWFALAGALIATIAVYVISGGAGKKAPTPLQITLAGVALGATLSGITTSLTLINSKAFARMLNWSVGTLARRSLDDLWLVLPILIVGALLAFVITPALNAIAFGDDRASSLGVNVAVTRAIGLIAITLLAGGATAIAGPIGFIGLMVPHCVRWFVGPDQFWIFLYSIVAAPIILILSDIIGRVVLLPSEVPVGIITGLVGAPILLILVRRRKASGL; this comes from the coding sequence ATGAAGCAACCAAAAAACAAAACGACTCAAGTAGTTGGGGAAAATAAAAAGACAATTACTTCAATGCGGTTGCAACGATTTTTGGGCTTCATCGTAGCACTTTTACTTTTGGTAGCCATAGTATTCTTAAGTTTAATGATCGGTGCTAAATCCATACCTTTTCGAGTAGTATGGGATGCGTTGTTTTCACCAAACAATAGCTATGACCACACAATCATTCATAATACTAGGATACCAAGAACACTTATTGCTCTAATCGTTGGTCCTGCATTTGGTCTAGCTGGAGCATTAATCCAGGTACTGACTAGAAATCCACTAGCAGACCCCGGTATTCTTGGCGTAAATGCTGGGGCAGCCTTCGCAGTTGCGATCGGAGTAGGTGTATTTTCTGTTACATCGATGTCTGCTTATATGTGGTTTGCACTTGCTGGTGCATTAATTGCGACAATAGCTGTGTATGTTATAAGTGGAGGAGCTGGTAAAAAGGCTCCTACACCTTTACAAATTACACTTGCTGGGGTAGCACTTGGTGCCACTTTAAGTGGGATTACGACATCATTAACATTAATTAATAGTAAGGCATTTGCACGAATGTTGAACTGGAGTGTAGGGACATTAGCTAGGAGAAGTCTCGATGATCTTTGGCTTGTTCTACCCATTTTAATCGTTGGTGCATTATTAGCTTTTGTCATCACTCCTGCCTTAAACGCAATTGCCTTCGGAGATGATCGTGCATCATCTTTAGGCGTAAATGTTGCTGTGACTCGTGCAATAGGTTTGATTGCAATTACACTATTAGCTGGCGGGGCGACTGCGATAGCTGGACCAATTGGTTTTATCGGTTTAATGGTGCCACATTGTGTACGTTGGTTCGTCGGTCCAGACCAATTTTGGATTTTTCTATACTCAATAGTAGCAGCACCGATCATACTCATCCTTTCAGATATTATTGGTAGAGTTGTATTGTTACCTTCAGAAGTTCCAGTAGGAATCATCACGGGACTAGTTGGTGCACCGATTTTACTGATTCTTGTTCGTAGACGTAAAGCGAGTGGATTATAA
- a CDS encoding iron-siderophore ABC transporter substrate-binding protein codes for MINNIKMPKLFGIVMSLFLLIGLVGCSSDSSKKSDKKSSNESAVTVDTKFGKVEIKGHPKRVVALGWGDAETALSLGVEPIGASDWLAFGGDGVGPWLKGAYKKSPTILGTMELDYEKIASLKPDLILDVKSSGDEERYKRLSEIAPTVGVPKGGDNYLTTTTDQVRMIAQALGKVEKGEQLLKDVDVAFDKAAKANPEFAGKTVAVGAYDSSGFGAYVKGDSRVDFVTRLGFKNKEEIEKLAKGNFFIKVADEKLDLLNADLTIILPIFVDPKEITNNKLYQKIPSVADGRSIILDTNSTNAFSAGTVPALLWAIDNLPQQFKKAVEGGE; via the coding sequence ATGATTAACAATATCAAAATGCCCAAATTGTTTGGGATTGTCATGTCTTTATTTTTATTGATTGGTCTAGTTGGCTGTTCGTCAGATTCAAGTAAAAAGTCTGATAAGAAGTCTTCAAATGAATCTGCTGTCACAGTTGATACTAAATTCGGCAAAGTGGAGATTAAAGGGCATCCGAAACGTGTTGTTGCTCTAGGTTGGGGAGATGCAGAGACGGCACTAAGTCTTGGAGTTGAACCAATTGGTGCAAGTGACTGGCTTGCTTTTGGTGGTGACGGTGTGGGACCTTGGTTAAAAGGTGCATATAAAAAATCACCAACTATTCTTGGAACAATGGAACTTGATTATGAGAAAATTGCTTCTCTTAAACCAGATTTAATTCTTGATGTAAAATCTTCAGGTGATGAAGAACGATACAAACGCCTTTCAGAGATCGCTCCAACGGTTGGGGTTCCTAAGGGTGGAGATAATTATTTAACGACAACTACAGACCAGGTTCGAATGATTGCACAAGCCCTAGGTAAAGTAGAGAAAGGTGAACAACTACTTAAGGATGTAGATGTGGCATTTGATAAAGCGGCTAAGGCAAATCCTGAATTTGCAGGTAAAACGGTTGCAGTTGGTGCTTACGATTCTTCAGGTTTTGGTGCATACGTAAAAGGCGATTCTCGTGTTGATTTTGTAACGCGACTTGGATTCAAAAACAAGGAAGAGATTGAAAAATTAGCTAAAGGTAATTTCTTTATAAAAGTTGCTGACGAAAAGTTAGACTTATTAAATGCTGATCTTACGATTATTTTACCTATTTTTGTTGATCCAAAAGAGATAACAAATAATAAACTTTATCAGAAGATTCCTTCTGTAGCAGATGGTAGATCAATTATACTTGATACAAATTCAACAAACGCATTCTCTGCAGGAACGGTGCCTGCATTATTATGGGCAATTGATAATTTACCACAACAGTTTAAAAAAGCAGTAGAAGGTGGGGAGTAA
- a CDS encoding toxic anion resistance protein → MSINTLTSLEKQDEILQANANDMKLQLRNEPEVHRLASSIDHKNQIALLEYGKEPATEISTFSGKILNTIKASSMEESSVLLKQLGKIMDRFDAKDFAEEKGFLSKIFNRGQKLIDKLFDKYQSMGTEIDKVYIEITKYEHEMKTSTNTLEQLYEQNVAYYMELEKYIVAAEMKADELKTQLPALTERAGSGNQLAMMELDSLKNAIELLEQRTYDLEMAKQVAYQSAPQIRLLQRGNTKLIGKINSAFVTTIPIFKTALINAIAAKRQNLVAQSMNELDKRTNELLLRNANTISQQSVDIARLSGSPSIKIETMEETWNIIMKGMQETKAIEEENKIQREQGRLRLEQLQENFIKLKQGK, encoded by the coding sequence ATGTCTATAAATACACTTACTAGTTTAGAAAAGCAAGATGAAATTTTACAAGCGAATGCAAATGATATGAAATTGCAATTAAGAAATGAACCGGAAGTACACCGTCTAGCAAGTTCAATTGACCATAAAAACCAAATCGCTTTATTGGAGTACGGTAAGGAACCAGCAACTGAAATTTCAACCTTCTCAGGTAAAATATTAAATACAATTAAGGCTTCAAGTATGGAAGAATCTAGCGTTCTATTAAAACAATTAGGGAAAATTATGGACCGCTTTGATGCGAAAGATTTTGCAGAAGAAAAAGGGTTTCTTTCAAAAATTTTTAATCGTGGTCAAAAGTTAATTGATAAATTATTTGATAAATATCAATCAATGGGTACTGAAATTGATAAAGTCTATATAGAAATTACAAAGTATGAACACGAAATGAAAACATCCACAAATACATTAGAACAACTTTATGAGCAAAACGTCGCATATTATATGGAGTTAGAAAAATATATTGTAGCTGCAGAAATGAAAGCAGATGAGTTAAAAACACAGCTTCCTGCTTTAACTGAACGAGCTGGATCAGGAAATCAGCTTGCTATGATGGAGTTAGATTCTTTAAAAAATGCGATCGAGTTACTTGAACAACGTACTTACGATTTAGAAATGGCAAAACAAGTTGCTTATCAATCAGCTCCGCAAATTCGTTTATTACAACGTGGTAATACTAAACTGATTGGTAAAATTAACTCAGCATTTGTAACTACAATTCCAATTTTTAAAACTGCGTTAATTAATGCAATAGCAGCTAAGAGACAAAATTTAGTAGCTCAATCAATGAATGAATTAGACAAGAGAACAAACGAATTATTATTACGTAATGCCAATACAATTTCACAGCAAAGTGTGGATATTGCTAGATTATCAGGATCTCCTAGCATTAAGATTGAGACGATGGAAGAAACTTGGAATATCATTATGAAGGGTATGCAAGAAACGAAAGCAATTGAAGAAGAAAATAAAATTCAACGTGAACAAGGTAGGTTGCGTTTAGAGCAGCTACAAGAAAACTTCATTAAACTTAAGCAAGGAAAGTAA
- a CDS encoding YceG family protein → MSAINPKAMDINQQEWLSILKQPSKLRKSYQVVGETIQFNQIAWRILGTNIDEDEYFENLYELVHDESLNVILLSEDLNKTISNDMLQAVQRIVTINTAENGLSVNRLIAFLEGERLIPKHENQNIHRHIREQIKSVLSIFKDSHKNGFLDSNFRRIIVDLVKWLHNHVNRWIDCFPNSSPLILWYGDTTLSECYFLYLLILLGFDVAIFHPEGKDSLSHLLGTKSDGIKILPSTTSLVPFPLEKPVRKSTVAHRATKEIEKLLHTEDSLLFKPWQFRNYAPRSITLKTTFDELFILHKERAMLRPNFQVKENSVEIPVFFMKILGVTKNHREYWEKIGQLTESNLTLKIDKFPFTQLVKGNQQYHYQNALGRDGLLDPDKMLASNWWRYKELPSGLQFGLASAISRYVDRANIKSLSNETKAQTQLFLFSQSMNIPNEILRLLQQFDYTQQVPKLIIYNTERDGELNRNDAALLLLLNEFGVDLVLLNPTGQNDIELFIDDKLFDSHWLDEVTFDTEFQVLRASGQSLIKNLFRKIVK, encoded by the coding sequence ATGTCTGCGATCAACCCAAAAGCCATGGATATTAATCAACAAGAATGGTTGAGTATCTTGAAACAACCTTCTAAATTGAGAAAATCTTATCAAGTAGTAGGAGAAACCATACAGTTTAATCAAATTGCATGGAGAATTTTAGGCACAAACATTGATGAAGATGAGTATTTTGAAAATTTATATGAACTAGTACATGATGAGTCTTTAAATGTCATTTTGTTAAGCGAAGATTTAAACAAGACAATTTCAAATGATATGTTACAAGCGGTTCAAAGAATAGTAACAATAAACACTGCTGAAAATGGATTGTCAGTGAACAGACTAATTGCATTCCTTGAAGGTGAGCGATTAATTCCGAAGCACGAAAATCAGAACATACATAGACATATTCGAGAGCAAATTAAATCCGTATTATCTATCTTTAAAGATTCACATAAAAATGGATTCCTTGATAGCAATTTTAGAAGGATCATTGTTGATCTAGTGAAATGGTTACATAACCATGTGAATAGATGGATTGATTGTTTTCCTAATAGTTCTCCACTTATCTTATGGTATGGTGACACAACGCTAAGTGAATGTTATTTCCTTTACTTGCTAATCCTTTTAGGTTTTGATGTTGCTATATTTCATCCTGAAGGAAAAGATTCATTATCTCATTTATTAGGTACCAAAAGCGACGGAATTAAAATACTACCTTCAACGACATCTTTAGTGCCTTTTCCACTAGAAAAGCCAGTTAGGAAGAGTACAGTTGCCCATAGAGCAACAAAGGAAATTGAGAAATTATTGCATACAGAGGATTCACTATTATTTAAACCATGGCAATTTAGGAATTATGCTCCAAGATCAATTACGTTAAAAACAACCTTTGATGAACTATTCATTTTACATAAAGAAAGAGCAATGTTACGTCCTAATTTTCAAGTAAAAGAAAATAGTGTTGAAATACCGGTTTTCTTTATGAAGATTTTAGGTGTGACGAAAAACCACCGTGAATATTGGGAAAAGATTGGCCAACTAACTGAAAGCAATTTAACACTTAAAATAGATAAATTTCCATTTACCCAATTAGTTAAAGGAAACCAACAATATCATTATCAAAATGCTTTAGGGCGTGATGGGCTGCTTGACCCCGATAAGATGTTGGCTAGTAACTGGTGGAGATATAAAGAACTTCCAAGCGGATTACAGTTTGGTCTAGCTTCTGCTATATCTAGATATGTTGACCGAGCAAATATTAAGTCGCTATCAAATGAAACAAAGGCTCAGACTCAACTATTTTTATTTAGCCAATCTATGAATATACCAAATGAAATATTAAGATTACTACAACAGTTTGATTATACACAACAAGTTCCAAAATTGATTATTTACAATACAGAAAGAGATGGTGAACTAAATAGAAACGACGCAGCACTACTGCTATTATTAAATGAGTTTGGAGTGGATCTAGTTTTACTTAATCCGACGGGTCAGAATGATATCGAATTATTCATAGATGACAAATTATTCGATTCCCATTGGCTAGATGAAGTTACTTTTGATACTGAATTTCAAGTGTTGCGAGCATCAGGACAGTCACTAATTAAAAATCTATTTAGAAAAATAGTTAAATAA
- a CDS encoding helix-turn-helix domain-containing protein: MNKQSNTINLNDPSLLSSRQACQEWGINDSTLRKRINDFPDGTIRKFGSSWVVTREGMLAVFGQPKMK; the protein is encoded by the coding sequence TTGAATAAACAAAGTAATACGATAAATTTAAATGATCCAAGTTTACTTAGTTCGCGTCAAGCGTGTCAAGAATGGGGGATCAATGACTCAACATTACGGAAACGAATAAATGATTTTCCAGATGGTACGATACGTAAATTTGGTTCGTCTTGGGTAGTAACTCGTGAAGGTATGTTAGCAGTTTTCGGACAACCAAAAATGAAATAA
- a CDS encoding TerD family protein: protein MTVNLLKGQKVDLTKTNPGLTNIVVGLGWDTNKYSGGNDFDLDSSVFLLNGASKCATEKDFVFYNNTVGGNGSVEHHGDNRTGAGDGDDEQVTVNLTNVPATVERIAFAITIHDAEARNQNFGQVSNSYVRILNETNGEELIRYDLGEDFSIETSVVVGELYRHNGEWKFNAIGSGYQGGLISLVRDYGLDA, encoded by the coding sequence ATGACAGTAAATTTATTAAAAGGACAAAAGGTAGATTTAACAAAAACAAATCCTGGTTTAACGAATATTGTTGTTGGATTAGGCTGGGACACTAATAAGTACAGTGGTGGTAATGACTTTGACTTAGACTCATCAGTATTTTTATTAAATGGAGCTAGTAAATGTGCTACTGAAAAAGATTTCGTATTTTACAACAATACAGTAGGTGGAAATGGATCAGTTGAACACCACGGAGATAACAGAACTGGCGCTGGTGATGGTGACGATGAGCAAGTTACAGTTAATCTAACAAACGTTCCTGCTACTGTAGAAAGAATCGCATTTGCTATTACGATTCATGATGCTGAAGCACGTAACCAAAATTTTGGACAAGTAAGCAACTCTTATGTTCGTATTTTAAATGAAACGAATGGTGAAGAATTAATTCGTTATGATCTAGGTGAAGATTTCTCAATTGAAACTTCAGTAGTAGTTGGTGAATTATATCGTCATAACGGCGAATGGAAATTTAATGCAATCGGTAGCGGCTACCAAGGCGGTTTAATTTCACTTGTTAGAGATTACGGCTTAGACGCTTAA
- a CDS encoding TerD family protein — translation MAISLQKGQKVDLTKGRAGLSSLIVGLGWDPVKKSGGFFGFGKQENIDCDASVLMLDENDKLRSASDVIYFGNKKSLCGSVIHSGDNLTGDGNGDDEQVFVNLNKVPSYVHKLVFVVNIYACVQRKQDFGMIKNAFIRVVDKSANAELVNYNITDNYSGLTALYPGEIYRHNGEWKFSAVGEGTKDIALDKIVQRFQ, via the coding sequence ATGGCAATTTCTTTACAAAAAGGTCAAAAAGTCGACCTTACAAAAGGAAGAGCGGGACTTTCCTCTTTAATTGTAGGTTTAGGTTGGGATCCAGTGAAAAAAAGTGGTGGTTTCTTCGGATTTGGTAAACAAGAAAACATTGACTGTGACGCTTCTGTTTTAATGTTAGATGAAAATGACAAGCTAAGAAGTGCAAGTGATGTAATCTATTTTGGAAACAAAAAAAGCTTATGCGGCAGCGTAATACATTCTGGTGATAATTTAACAGGTGATGGCAACGGTGACGATGAGCAAGTATTTGTTAATTTAAATAAGGTTCCATCTTATGTACATAAACTTGTATTTGTTGTAAATATCTATGCTTGTGTTCAACGTAAGCAAGATTTCGGTATGATTAAAAACGCATTTATTCGAGTAGTAGACAAATCAGCAAACGCTGAGTTAGTAAACTACAATATCACTGATAATTATTCAGGATTAACTGCGTTATACCCTGGTGAGATTTATCGCCATAATGGTGAGTGGAAGTTCTCTGCAGTTGGAGAGGGAACAAAAGATATAGCATTAGATAAAATTGTTCAACGTTTTCAATAA